One stretch of Arachis duranensis cultivar V14167 chromosome 1, aradu.V14167.gnm2.J7QH, whole genome shotgun sequence DNA includes these proteins:
- the LOC107492855 gene encoding uncharacterized protein LOC107492855, translating to MAGIASFFNKFLSMFIILIVHLGCFIFTTSYTSTTTKQENNNNNNNNFLQPSSKKRKISPSSHSQPSSPSHPKFKTHKALSSSWHFIKHLFTATTATTTSNSASATVTAARSSQNSLISSLQSDPSSMNVPRRNLPGSLVRPESEISGELDSGLFFPLRNDIFPCTACGEIFQKPLLLEQHQSTKHAVSELPGSDPGHNIVQIIFKSGWPEIRKFPIITRILKIHNSQKILSRFEEYREAVKERAALHGGIMSTRRRDERCLADGNELMRFHCSTFLCDLGLNGNSSICSQQFCNICGIIKSGFSPKLDGISTLASSWRAHVSIPEDIESEFRFMNVKRAMLVCRVIAGRVGSDSDEAEKEDGGSFDSVMARGGDSGVYTRLDEEELLVFNPRAVLPCFVIVYSV from the exons atgGCAGGCATAGCAAGTTTCTTCAACAAGTTCCTGTCTATGTTCATCATCCTCATTGTTCACCTTGGTTGCTTCATCTTCACCACCAGCTacacatcaacaacaacaaagcaagaaaacaacaacaacaataataataatttcttgCAACCATCTTCAAAGAAACGCAAAATCTCACCTTCATCACACTCACAACCCTCTTCACCTTCCCACCCAAAATTCAAAACCCACAAAGCACTCTCTTCTtcttggcatttcatcaaacacttgtt CACCGCCACCACTGCCACCACAACCAGCAACTCCGCCTCCGCCACCGTTACCGCCGCCAGGTCCTCTCAGAATTCTCTTATTTCCTCATTGCAATCCGACCCGAGTTCCATGAACGTTCCTCGTCGGAACTTGCCCGGATCATTGGTCCGACCCGAATCTGAAATCTCCGGCGAGTTGGACAGCGGCCTCTTCTTCCCTCTCCGGAATGATATATTCCCCTGCACCGCGTGCGGCGAGATCTTCCAGAAGCCGCTCCTACTGGAGCAGCATCAATCTACGAAGCACGCGGTGTCGGAGCTACCCGGATCCGACCCCGGTCACAACATAGTCCAGATCATATTCAAGTCGGGTTGGCCCGAGATCCGAAAGTTCCCGATCATAACCCGGATCCTTAAGATCCATAACAGCCAAAAGATTCTCTCGCGGTTCGAGGAGTATCGCGAGGCTGTCAAGGAGAGGGCCGCGCTTCACGGCGGCATAATGTCCACGCGCCGCCGTGACGAGCGGTGCCTCGCCGATGGCAATGAGCTTATGAGGTTTCACTGTTCAACTTTTTTATGTGATTTGGGACTTAATGGGAATTCTTCAATTTGTTCGCAACAATTTTGTAATATTTGTGGGATAATTAAATCAGGGTTTTCCCCGAAATTAGATGGAATTTCCACGTTGGCATCCAGCTGGAGGGCACACGTGTCAATCCCAGAAGATATTGAAAGTGAATTTCGCTTCATGAATGTAAAGCGAGCCATGCTGGTTTGTAGAGTTATTGCGGGTCGGGTCGGATCGGATTCAGACGAAGCTGAAAAGGAGGATGGTGGGAGTTTCGACTCCGTGATGGCACGTGGCGGTGACAGCGGAGTGTACACTCGGCTAGACGAGGAGGAGCTTTTGGTGTTTAATCCTAGGGCTGTGCTTCCTTGCTTTGTGATTGTGTATAGTGTGTGA